In Arthrobacter sp. B3I9, the following are encoded in one genomic region:
- a CDS encoding alpha-1,4-glucan--maltose-1-phosphate maltosyltransferase, which produces MTNNSRTSAVSKQKPKALITEGLRFGRFPITAVQPSVENGKFPAKAVVGESVVVGATAFREGHDELGVSAVLLDPSGKESQRVRLAIPRGPRGMGTDRWEGILTPTGTGNWSFVIEAWHNRYGTWHHNAEVKVEAGIDVELMLAEGAALLSEASEDSTRPSADRHTLRMAVNVLSDASLTAEERLAAGFSADVRDIVERQPIRELVTVSEPYPLLVERELAGRGAWYEFFPRSEGAFRNSETGEWTSGNFRTAAKRLDAVAAMGFDIIYMPPIHPIGVQHRKGPNNTLLAGPHDPGSPWAIGSKEGGHDAIHPDLGTFEDFDAFVARAGELGLEVALDLALQAAPDHPWVESHPEWFTTRVDGSIAYAENPPKKYQDIFPLNFDNDPAGLSNEILRIVLLWVSHGVKVFRVDNPHTKPVWFWEWLIGKVNKKHPEVIFLAEAFTRPAMMHALGRAGFQQSYTYFTWRNTKEELEEYFQEVSHESPAYFRPNFFVNTPDILTEFLQFGGPAAFKIRAALAATASPIWGVYAGYELYEHVARPGAEEYIDNEKFEYKARDWDAAAASGRTLAPYLTRLNEIRHTHPALGDLQNLTVHQSTDDATVVYSKHKTLPDGTKDTLIIVVNVDPHGTRESTVSLDLAALELDPEDLTHNGRFMVEDLLTGESWEWGEYNYVRLDAHVEPAHILSIRR; this is translated from the coding sequence GTGACGAATAACTCGCGAACCAGTGCCGTGTCCAAGCAAAAGCCGAAGGCCCTGATCACGGAGGGCCTTCGATTTGGCCGCTTTCCGATCACCGCCGTGCAGCCTTCGGTCGAGAACGGGAAGTTCCCGGCCAAAGCCGTCGTGGGCGAGAGCGTGGTGGTCGGTGCCACCGCCTTCCGCGAAGGCCATGACGAGCTCGGCGTCAGCGCCGTCCTGCTCGATCCGAGCGGGAAGGAAAGCCAACGCGTCCGCCTGGCCATACCCCGGGGGCCCCGGGGTATGGGTACCGACCGCTGGGAAGGGATCCTGACGCCCACTGGCACCGGTAACTGGTCGTTCGTGATCGAGGCCTGGCATAACCGCTACGGCACGTGGCACCACAACGCCGAGGTCAAGGTGGAAGCGGGCATCGACGTCGAGCTGATGCTGGCCGAGGGAGCCGCACTGCTTTCAGAAGCGTCCGAAGACTCCACCCGCCCCTCGGCCGACCGGCACACGCTGCGGATGGCCGTCAACGTGCTGTCCGATGCTTCCCTGACTGCCGAGGAACGCCTCGCGGCGGGCTTCTCCGCGGACGTGAGGGACATCGTGGAACGCCAGCCGATCCGCGAACTGGTGACGGTCTCCGAGCCGTACCCGCTGCTGGTGGAGCGGGAACTCGCCGGCCGCGGTGCCTGGTATGAGTTCTTCCCGCGCTCCGAAGGCGCCTTCCGGAACTCCGAAACCGGCGAATGGACCTCCGGCAACTTCCGCACCGCTGCCAAGCGCCTGGACGCCGTCGCCGCCATGGGCTTCGACATCATCTACATGCCGCCGATCCACCCGATCGGTGTACAGCACCGCAAGGGACCGAACAACACCCTGCTGGCCGGACCGCACGATCCGGGGTCACCGTGGGCCATCGGATCCAAGGAGGGCGGACACGACGCCATCCATCCGGACCTCGGCACCTTCGAAGACTTCGACGCCTTTGTGGCGCGGGCCGGTGAGCTGGGGCTGGAAGTCGCCCTGGACCTGGCACTGCAGGCCGCCCCGGACCACCCCTGGGTAGAAAGCCATCCCGAATGGTTCACCACGCGCGTGGACGGCAGCATCGCCTACGCCGAAAACCCGCCGAAGAAGTACCAGGACATCTTCCCGCTCAACTTCGATAACGACCCCGCGGGCCTCTCCAACGAAATCCTCCGCATCGTGCTGCTCTGGGTGAGCCACGGAGTGAAGGTCTTCCGCGTCGACAACCCGCACACCAAGCCAGTGTGGTTCTGGGAATGGCTGATCGGCAAGGTCAACAAGAAGCATCCCGAGGTCATCTTCCTCGCCGAAGCCTTCACCCGCCCGGCAATGATGCACGCACTCGGACGCGCAGGATTCCAGCAGTCCTACACCTACTTCACCTGGCGGAACACGAAGGAGGAGCTGGAGGAGTACTTCCAGGAGGTCAGCCACGAGTCCCCTGCGTACTTCCGGCCGAACTTCTTCGTGAACACTCCGGACATCCTGACCGAGTTCCTGCAGTTCGGCGGGCCGGCCGCGTTCAAGATCCGCGCCGCCCTCGCCGCCACCGCCAGCCCCATCTGGGGCGTCTACGCCGGGTACGAGCTGTACGAGCACGTGGCCCGGCCGGGCGCCGAAGAGTACATCGACAACGAAAAGTTCGAGTACAAGGCCCGGGACTGGGACGCGGCCGCCGCATCCGGCCGGACGCTTGCTCCCTACCTCACCCGGCTGAATGAAATCCGGCACACCCACCCGGCCCTGGGGGACCTGCAGAACCTGACGGTCCACCAGAGCACGGATGACGCCACCGTGGTCTATTCCAAGCACAAGACCCTTCCGGACGGCACCAAGGACACCCTCATCATCGTGGTCAACGTGGATCCCCACGGCACCCGGGAGAGCACCGTGTCACTGGACCTGGCCGCCCTGGAACTCGACCCGGAGGACCTGACCCACAACGGCCGGTTCATGGTGGAGGATCTCTTGACCGGCGAAAGCTGGGAATGGGGGGAGTACAACTACGTCCGGCTGGACGCCCACGTCGAACCCGCCCACATTCTCAGCATCCGGAGGTAG
- the glgP gene encoding alpha-glucan family phosphorylase, with protein sequence MKAIRRFTVRTVLPEPIRPLARLATNLRWSWHRPTRELFEELNPRAWADSGHDPVTFLGLVSREELQRLAADEDAVRRVQSAADDLDRYLQQPRWYQSLGDDAPSCIAYFSPEFGITEVLPQYSGGLGILAGDHLKAASDLGVPLIGVGLLYQAGYFKQSLSRDAWQQETYPVLDPDGLPLTLLREASPDGNGKPLQISLPLPQGRRLLAHVWRADVGRVPLLLLDSNVPGNDDAARGITDRLYGGGGDHRLQQELLLGMGGVKALRAYQKLTGSPAPEVFHTNEGHAGFLGIERIQEMMSAAEPLSWEEALAAGRASTVFTTHTPVPAGIDRFETSQIQHFFEAGLAPDVPVSKILDLGREDFTDGNPFVFNMAVMGLRLAQRANGVAKLHGVVSRGMFSSLWPGFDHSEVPITSVTNGVHAPTWVDPRVSKLARDHFGSEAEAQSRWDLAYNVSDEEVWALRREMRVSLVDDVRRRLRAAWKKRGAADAELAWTDSVLDPDILTIGFARRVPTYKRLTLMLREPERLKALLLHKTHPIQLVIAGKSHPADDAGKKMIQDLVRFTDDPAVRHRIAFLPNYDIAMARTLFPGCDVWLNNPLRPLEACGTSGMKAAINGSLNLSVLDGWWDEMYDGENGWAIPTANNDASAEERDDIEAAALYELLETQVAPRFYGLTVSDRAGAAGASQPGAQRVPTHWVSMIKHTISHLGPQVSAERMLKDYVNILYRPAAVAGRRAVADNYAQAKALAAWISRIRAAWPHLQVEHVDSVGVSEDPQIGDLLQVNAYVALDQITPEDVSVEVAYGKAGDNDELADVTVAELKAAEELGKGRHLFTGTILINRSGSFGYTVRVLPTHEALASKAELGLIVNA encoded by the coding sequence GTGAAGGCAATCCGCAGATTTACCGTCAGAACCGTCCTCCCGGAACCCATCCGGCCGCTCGCCAGGCTGGCCACCAACCTCAGGTGGTCCTGGCACCGGCCCACCCGTGAGCTTTTCGAGGAGCTGAACCCCCGGGCGTGGGCCGACAGCGGCCACGATCCGGTGACGTTCCTGGGCCTGGTCAGCCGGGAAGAACTGCAGCGCCTCGCGGCCGACGAGGACGCCGTGCGCCGCGTCCAGTCCGCCGCTGACGACCTCGACCGGTACCTCCAGCAGCCCCGCTGGTACCAGAGCCTGGGCGACGACGCGCCGTCCTGCATCGCGTACTTCTCCCCCGAGTTCGGCATCACGGAGGTGCTGCCGCAGTACTCCGGCGGCCTCGGCATCCTGGCCGGCGACCACCTCAAGGCGGCCTCGGACCTGGGCGTTCCCCTGATCGGCGTGGGCCTGCTCTACCAGGCGGGCTACTTCAAGCAGTCGCTTTCCCGCGATGCCTGGCAGCAGGAGACGTACCCGGTCCTGGACCCGGACGGACTGCCGCTGACCCTGCTGCGGGAGGCGTCCCCGGACGGCAACGGCAAACCGCTCCAGATCTCCCTGCCGCTCCCCCAGGGCCGGCGCCTGCTGGCGCACGTCTGGCGGGCCGACGTCGGGCGCGTTCCCCTCCTGCTGCTGGACTCCAACGTTCCCGGCAACGACGACGCCGCGCGCGGCATCACCGACCGGCTGTACGGCGGCGGCGGCGACCACCGCCTCCAGCAGGAGCTCCTGCTCGGCATGGGCGGCGTCAAGGCCCTGCGGGCCTACCAGAAGCTCACCGGCAGCCCGGCCCCGGAGGTGTTCCACACCAACGAAGGCCACGCTGGGTTCCTCGGGATCGAACGCATCCAGGAAATGATGTCCGCGGCGGAACCGCTGAGCTGGGAAGAAGCTCTGGCCGCGGGCCGCGCATCCACCGTCTTCACCACCCACACCCCCGTTCCGGCCGGCATCGACCGCTTCGAGACCTCGCAGATCCAGCACTTCTTCGAAGCCGGGCTTGCTCCGGACGTTCCGGTGTCGAAAATCCTGGACCTTGGCCGCGAAGACTTCACCGACGGCAACCCGTTCGTCTTCAACATGGCCGTCATGGGCCTCCGGCTTGCCCAGCGCGCCAACGGCGTGGCCAAGTTGCACGGCGTGGTCTCCCGCGGCATGTTCTCCTCCCTCTGGCCGGGCTTCGACCACTCGGAGGTGCCCATCACCTCGGTCACGAACGGTGTGCACGCCCCGACATGGGTGGATCCCCGGGTCTCCAAGCTGGCCCGGGACCACTTCGGGTCCGAGGCGGAGGCGCAGAGCCGGTGGGACCTTGCCTACAACGTCAGCGACGAGGAGGTCTGGGCGCTCCGCCGCGAGATGCGCGTATCCCTCGTTGACGATGTCCGCCGCCGGCTCCGGGCTGCGTGGAAGAAACGCGGCGCGGCCGACGCCGAGCTGGCGTGGACCGATTCGGTGCTGGATCCGGACATCCTGACGATCGGCTTCGCACGGCGTGTGCCGACCTACAAGCGCCTGACCCTGATGCTGCGCGAGCCCGAACGCTTGAAGGCCCTGCTGCTGCACAAGACCCATCCGATCCAGCTGGTCATCGCCGGAAAGTCGCACCCGGCGGATGACGCGGGCAAGAAGATGATCCAGGACCTGGTGCGCTTCACCGACGATCCTGCGGTGCGGCACCGCATCGCGTTCCTGCCCAACTACGACATCGCCATGGCCCGGACGCTGTTCCCCGGCTGCGACGTGTGGCTCAACAATCCGCTGCGTCCGCTGGAAGCCTGCGGAACGTCCGGCATGAAGGCGGCCATCAACGGTTCACTCAACCTGTCCGTCCTGGACGGCTGGTGGGACGAGATGTACGACGGCGAGAACGGTTGGGCGATTCCGACCGCCAACAACGACGCCTCCGCCGAAGAACGTGACGACATCGAGGCTGCGGCGCTCTACGAACTGCTCGAGACCCAGGTTGCTCCGCGCTTCTACGGGCTGACAGTGTCTGACCGGGCCGGAGCGGCAGGGGCCTCGCAGCCCGGGGCGCAGCGGGTGCCGACGCACTGGGTTTCAATGATCAAGCACACCATCTCGCACCTGGGCCCGCAGGTGTCCGCGGAGCGGATGCTCAAGGACTACGTCAACATTCTCTACCGCCCGGCGGCAGTCGCCGGACGGCGGGCCGTGGCGGACAACTACGCCCAGGCAAAGGCCCTCGCGGCCTGGATCTCCCGCATCCGCGCCGCCTGGCCGCACCTTCAGGTGGAGCACGTCGACTCGGTGGGCGTTTCCGAGGATCCACAAATCGGCGACCTCCTCCAGGTCAACGCCTACGTCGCCCTGGACCAGATCACTCCGGAGGACGTGTCCGTGGAGGTCGCCTACGGCAAGGCCGGGGACAACGATGAGCTCGCCGACGTCACGGTGGCTGAACTGAAGGCGGCGGAGGAGCTCGGGAAGGGCCGGCATCTCTTCACGGGCACCATCCTGATCAACCGGTCCGGGTCCTTCGGCTACACGGTCCGGGTGCTGCCGACGCATGAGGCGCTGGCCTCCAAGGCGGAACTTGGCCTGATCGTCAACGCCTGA
- a CDS encoding barstar family protein has translation MRIYSADTWTIEELQELVGDARRRAVLIPAADTKQAVLEAFAGALGFQADDGLDLDALNDSLHDFADSISDDGEAPTTCIWQVPAVFRADRSFGVICEVLQDAERYAGKHLDFVAVCL, from the coding sequence ATGAGAATCTATTCGGCAGACACCTGGACCATCGAAGAGCTGCAGGAACTGGTGGGCGACGCCCGCCGTCGCGCCGTGTTGATTCCTGCCGCGGATACAAAGCAGGCTGTCCTGGAGGCGTTTGCGGGAGCGCTCGGTTTCCAGGCCGACGACGGGCTGGACCTCGACGCCCTCAACGACTCGCTGCATGACTTCGCCGATTCGATTTCCGACGACGGCGAGGCCCCCACCACGTGCATCTGGCAGGTGCCGGCCGTCTTCCGCGCAGACCGCTCCTTCGGCGTCATCTGTGAAGTCCTGCAGGACGCCGAACGGTACGCCGGCAAGCACCTCGACTTCGTCGCCGTCTGCCTCTGA
- the glgX gene encoding glycogen debranching protein GlgX, which produces MVMPYIERASTVDASRAFPLGVSVPSAGSPVMDDPRGAFANVAVYAPAVTTLDIAYQAPGGAWQLKTLPNVSNGVHHGIVEGLPLGARYGFRSSPDHESLPLPMPAVDFDAAGEQPLLLDPYGRAVDQRENFITNVRVSSDFDWGMDSSPRIPWRNTIIYEAHVRGQTMLHPDVPEDLRGTYAGLAHPAMVEHLISLGITAVQLLPVHFHVDEPHLQSLGLTNYWGYNTAAFFAPHPGYATEAAQAAGAQAVQDEVKGMVKALHAAGLEVILDVVYNHTAEGGADGRTLSFRGLGEMQYYRNDGQGRYLDTTGCGNSLDFSEPRVIQLVLDSLRYWVNEFHIDGFRFDLAVTLARNAANDFDPRHPFLVAIAADPLLSTAKLIAEPWDIGYGGWQTGRFPPGWVDWNDHFRDAVRTFWLPDRAAIAAGGQGGSVARLADALSGSASLFEGSGRSRLASLNFITAHDGFTLADLVSYDRKHNEANGEQNRDGHGDNRSYNHGFEGRTEDEEILARRAQSSRNLMASLMISQGVPMITAGDEVGRTQQGNNNAYCQDNPITWIDWTSTPESHAMLRSTKRVIRLRKEFLASQPHHYPTHDNQSYFHWFDAHGEPMSGEVWQDPSQRVVQLLLGSDDGRMDGLVVVNGGAEDIKVTLPLILNEDGTGIRLFELRLTTSELHDRRQGVRVSSGERDVVEANSISIYRTEPGSRAPGPVKEP; this is translated from the coding sequence ATGGTTATGCCTTACATAGAGAGAGCCTCCACCGTAGACGCCTCACGGGCGTTTCCGCTGGGTGTCAGCGTGCCAAGCGCGGGCTCGCCGGTCATGGACGACCCCCGGGGTGCCTTCGCGAACGTGGCTGTGTATGCCCCGGCTGTGACGACCCTTGACATCGCCTACCAGGCGCCGGGCGGGGCGTGGCAGCTCAAGACACTGCCCAATGTGAGCAACGGCGTCCACCACGGCATCGTGGAGGGTTTGCCGCTCGGTGCCCGCTACGGGTTCCGATCGTCGCCGGACCACGAGTCGTTGCCGCTGCCGATGCCCGCCGTCGATTTTGACGCCGCCGGCGAGCAGCCACTGCTGCTGGATCCATATGGCCGGGCAGTGGACCAGCGCGAGAATTTCATCACGAACGTCCGCGTGTCCAGCGACTTCGACTGGGGCATGGACAGCAGCCCGCGGATTCCCTGGCGGAATACCATCATCTATGAGGCCCACGTCCGAGGCCAGACGATGCTCCACCCTGACGTGCCGGAGGACCTCCGGGGCACCTATGCAGGGCTCGCGCACCCGGCCATGGTGGAGCATCTCATTTCCCTCGGCATCACGGCGGTCCAGCTGCTGCCGGTGCATTTCCACGTTGACGAGCCGCACCTTCAAAGCCTTGGCCTGACGAACTACTGGGGCTACAACACGGCCGCGTTCTTCGCCCCGCACCCCGGTTACGCCACCGAGGCTGCGCAGGCCGCCGGTGCGCAGGCAGTCCAGGACGAGGTCAAGGGGATGGTCAAGGCCCTCCACGCGGCCGGGCTGGAAGTCATCCTCGACGTCGTCTACAACCACACGGCTGAGGGCGGTGCCGACGGGCGGACGCTAAGCTTCCGTGGCCTCGGCGAGATGCAGTATTACCGCAACGATGGCCAGGGCCGCTACCTGGACACCACCGGCTGCGGGAACAGCCTCGACTTCAGCGAGCCGCGTGTCATCCAGCTGGTCTTGGACTCGCTGCGTTACTGGGTTAATGAATTCCACATCGACGGCTTCCGCTTTGACCTGGCCGTGACCCTGGCGCGGAATGCCGCGAATGACTTCGACCCCCGCCACCCCTTCCTGGTCGCGATTGCCGCCGATCCCCTCCTCTCCACCGCGAAGCTGATCGCCGAGCCCTGGGACATCGGCTACGGCGGCTGGCAGACCGGCCGCTTCCCGCCCGGCTGGGTCGATTGGAACGACCACTTCCGCGACGCCGTCCGCACTTTCTGGCTCCCTGACCGTGCGGCTATCGCCGCCGGCGGACAGGGAGGATCGGTGGCGCGCCTCGCAGATGCCCTGTCCGGCTCCGCGAGCCTGTTTGAGGGGTCGGGCCGGTCCCGGCTCGCTTCGCTCAATTTCATCACCGCCCACGACGGGTTCACCCTGGCTGACCTGGTGTCATACGACCGAAAACACAACGAGGCCAACGGGGAGCAGAACCGTGACGGACACGGGGACAACCGCAGCTACAACCATGGCTTCGAAGGCCGCACCGAGGACGAGGAGATCCTGGCCCGCCGTGCCCAGTCAAGCCGCAATCTGATGGCGTCCCTGATGATCTCCCAGGGCGTGCCGATGATCACCGCCGGGGACGAGGTGGGCCGGACGCAGCAGGGCAACAACAACGCCTACTGCCAGGACAACCCCATCACCTGGATCGACTGGACCAGCACGCCGGAGTCGCACGCGATGCTACGCAGCACCAAGCGTGTGATCCGGCTCCGCAAGGAATTCCTTGCCAGCCAGCCGCACCACTATCCGACACACGACAACCAGTCCTACTTCCACTGGTTCGACGCGCACGGGGAGCCGATGTCGGGGGAAGTCTGGCAGGACCCTTCCCAGCGCGTGGTGCAGCTCCTGCTCGGCTCCGACGACGGGCGTATGGACGGGCTGGTGGTGGTCAATGGCGGCGCCGAGGACATCAAGGTCACCCTGCCCCTGATCTTGAACGAGGACGGCACGGGCATCAGGCTTTTCGAACTGCGCCTGACCACCTCCGAGCTGCACGACCGGCGCCAGGGCGTCCGCGTATCCTCCGGGGAGCGCGACGTGGTCGAGGCAAACTCCATCAGCATCTACCGCACCGAGCCCGGCAGCCGGGCGCCCGGCCCCGTAAAGGAACCATGA
- a CDS encoding carbon-nitrogen hydrolase family protein codes for MRIALAQIITGRDLATNLALLEDLAGQAKAGGADLVVFPEAAMRAFGNSLLDIAEPLDGPWATRVRAIAAEHDIAIIAGMFTPGRSDDGDRGKVRNTLLVTGRGLDTSYDKIHLFDAFGFAESDTVEAGSDPVTFQLDDVTFGLATCYDIRFPGLFTANADRGADVNIVCASWGSGPGKAEQWKLLARARALDSTTVVLACGQGDPASQGTEVKGSAPTGVGHSVAVSPFGDVLEELDGAPGLLFVDLDTALVKEARAKLPVLANRHKF; via the coding sequence ATGCGGATTGCACTGGCCCAAATCATCACAGGCCGTGATCTTGCCACGAATCTGGCCCTCCTCGAGGACCTCGCCGGGCAGGCCAAGGCCGGCGGCGCAGACCTCGTTGTCTTTCCCGAGGCGGCAATGCGCGCCTTCGGCAACTCGCTGCTGGACATCGCCGAACCCCTGGACGGCCCCTGGGCCACGCGTGTCCGCGCCATCGCCGCGGAGCACGACATCGCGATCATTGCCGGGATGTTTACGCCGGGAAGGTCCGACGACGGCGACCGCGGGAAGGTCCGGAACACCCTGCTGGTCACCGGCCGCGGCCTGGACACCAGCTACGACAAGATCCACCTCTTCGACGCCTTCGGCTTCGCGGAATCCGACACCGTGGAGGCAGGCAGCGACCCCGTCACGTTCCAGCTCGACGACGTCACGTTCGGGCTCGCCACCTGTTACGACATCCGCTTCCCCGGCCTCTTCACCGCCAACGCGGACCGCGGCGCCGACGTGAACATCGTCTGCGCCTCCTGGGGTTCCGGTCCGGGCAAGGCCGAGCAGTGGAAGCTGCTGGCCCGCGCCCGGGCCCTGGACTCCACCACCGTGGTCCTTGCCTGCGGCCAGGGCGATCCCGCTAGCCAAGGAACCGAGGTCAAGGGTTCCGCCCCCACCGGAGTAGGGCATTCCGTCGCAGTATCCCCCTTCGGCGACGTCCTCGAAGAGCTCGACGGCGCGCCGGGCCTGCTGTTCGTCGACCTCGACACGGCCCTGGTCAAGGAAGCCCGCGCCAAACTCCCGGTCCTCGCCAACCGCCACAAGTTCTAA
- the rlmB gene encoding 23S rRNA (guanosine(2251)-2'-O)-methyltransferase RlmB, with translation MANNGRRSVKMKKGPTVGTGGHGRKALEGKGPTPKAEDRPYHKAHKNKQLAERSAAKRPGAPRNAGARSGPKGRATEEVVTGRNSVVEALRAGIPAKALHVAIRIEMDDRVKESLKLAAERGIPLLETGKPELDRMTDDAIHQGLVLQIPPYEYQDAYELAEHTLEAWKKGHVANAPLFAALDGITDPRNLGAIIRSVSAFSGHGVIVPERRSVGVTASAWKTSAGAAVRVPVARAANLNNTLKAFKNMGIYVLGLDGDGDVSLPDLSLATEPVCIVVGSEGKGLSRLVRENCDQIVSIPIDSAMESLNASMAVGISLYEISRQRAAK, from the coding sequence ATGGCCAACAACGGTCGCCGGTCGGTCAAAATGAAGAAGGGCCCCACGGTCGGAACCGGCGGCCACGGCCGCAAGGCTCTCGAGGGCAAGGGCCCCACTCCGAAGGCGGAGGACCGCCCGTATCACAAGGCCCACAAGAACAAGCAGCTGGCGGAACGCTCGGCGGCCAAGCGGCCGGGAGCCCCCCGCAACGCCGGCGCCCGCTCGGGCCCTAAGGGCCGCGCCACCGAGGAAGTCGTCACCGGACGCAACTCGGTGGTCGAAGCCCTGCGCGCGGGCATCCCCGCCAAGGCCCTGCACGTCGCCATCCGCATCGAGATGGATGACCGCGTCAAGGAATCCCTCAAGCTCGCGGCAGAGCGCGGCATCCCCCTGCTGGAAACCGGCAAGCCCGAGCTGGACCGGATGACCGACGACGCCATCCACCAGGGACTCGTGCTCCAGATCCCGCCGTACGAGTACCAGGACGCCTACGAGCTCGCCGAGCACACGCTGGAGGCCTGGAAGAAGGGCCACGTCGCCAACGCGCCGCTCTTCGCCGCGCTCGACGGAATCACCGACCCGCGCAACCTCGGCGCCATCATCCGCTCGGTCTCCGCCTTCAGCGGCCACGGCGTCATCGTGCCGGAACGCCGCTCCGTCGGCGTCACCGCGTCGGCCTGGAAGACCAGCGCAGGAGCCGCCGTCCGCGTCCCCGTGGCACGCGCCGCCAACCTGAACAACACGCTCAAGGCGTTCAAGAACATGGGCATCTACGTCCTGGGCCTCGACGGCGACGGCGACGTCTCGCTGCCGGACCTGTCCCTGGCCACGGAGCCGGTCTGCATCGTCGTCGGCTCCGAAGGCAAGGGCCTGAGCCGCCTGGTCCGCGAAAACTGCGACCAGATCGTCTCGATCCCGATCGACTCGGCCATGGAGTCCCTCAACGCGTCCATGGCGGTGGGCATCTCCCTCTACGAGATCTCTCGGCAGCGCGCGGCCAAGTAG
- the cysS gene encoding cysteine--tRNA ligase — protein MTLRFYDTASAEVRDFVPLVPGKVSLYYCGATVQGMPHVGHIRSAIAFDQLTRWLQYRGFRVTVVRNVTDIDDKILAKSAASFGPDLEDEPGAVREEEWWALAYRYEQEFLKAYDTLGVSRPTYEPRATGHIPEMHTLIQQLIDRGHAYPALDGSGDVYFDVRSWSKYGSLTRQKVDDMQGAPDADPRGKKDPRDFALWKGHKDGEPTTASWASPWGAGRPGWHLECSAMVTKYLGTEFDIHGGGLDLRFPHHENEMAQSQAAGHPFANFWMHNGMVTYAGEKMSKSVGNTVSPAEMLELASPRVVRYYLGQAQYRSVLDYQPTSLQEAAAAMERIDGFLSRAGKALAGADGAGLASGSDGRVPDAFAAAMDDDLNVPQALAVLHDTVRAGNTALTAGELDDARQAWVSAANMVGVLGLNDTAAPAVDEQSNTALEVLVEAQLAARAQARAGKDWAASDAIRNTLAAAGVVVEDGADGASWSLKRN, from the coding sequence GTGACCCTGCGCTTTTACGACACTGCATCCGCCGAAGTCCGCGACTTCGTCCCCCTGGTTCCCGGCAAGGTGAGCCTGTACTACTGTGGGGCGACCGTGCAGGGCATGCCGCACGTCGGGCATATCCGCTCCGCCATCGCCTTCGACCAGCTCACCCGCTGGCTGCAGTACCGTGGCTTCCGCGTCACGGTGGTCCGTAACGTCACCGACATCGACGACAAGATCCTGGCCAAGTCCGCGGCCTCCTTCGGCCCGGACCTCGAGGACGAGCCCGGGGCCGTCCGCGAGGAGGAATGGTGGGCGTTGGCCTACCGGTATGAGCAGGAATTCCTCAAGGCCTACGACACCCTCGGCGTTTCCCGCCCCACCTACGAACCGCGCGCCACCGGGCACATCCCGGAGATGCACACCCTGATCCAGCAGCTGATCGACCGTGGCCATGCCTACCCGGCCCTCGACGGTTCGGGGGACGTGTACTTCGACGTCCGCTCCTGGAGCAAGTACGGCTCTCTGACGCGGCAGAAGGTCGATGACATGCAGGGCGCCCCCGACGCCGATCCCCGGGGAAAGAAAGATCCGCGCGACTTCGCGCTCTGGAAGGGGCACAAGGACGGGGAGCCGACGACGGCGAGCTGGGCATCGCCGTGGGGCGCCGGACGGCCGGGCTGGCACCTTGAATGCTCGGCGATGGTCACCAAATACCTCGGCACAGAGTTCGATATCCACGGCGGGGGCCTCGACCTGCGCTTCCCGCACCACGAAAACGAGATGGCGCAGTCGCAGGCGGCCGGCCATCCGTTCGCCAACTTCTGGATGCACAACGGCATGGTGACGTACGCCGGCGAGAAGATGTCAAAGTCCGTCGGCAATACGGTCAGCCCCGCCGAGATGCTGGAGCTGGCCTCGCCCCGGGTGGTCCGCTACTACCTCGGACAGGCCCAGTACCGCTCGGTCCTGGACTACCAGCCCACCTCCCTGCAGGAAGCCGCCGCTGCCATGGAGCGGATCGACGGCTTCCTCAGCCGCGCGGGCAAGGCCCTCGCCGGTGCCGACGGTGCAGGCTTGGCCTCGGGCAGCGACGGCCGGGTCCCGGATGCTTTCGCCGCGGCCATGGACGATGACCTCAACGTCCCGCAGGCACTGGCGGTACTGCACGACACCGTTCGGGCAGGCAACACCGCCCTCACCGCAGGGGAGCTGGACGACGCCCGCCAAGCCTGGGTCAGCGCGGCCAACATGGTGGGGGTCCTCGGCCTGAACGACACCGCAGCCCCGGCTGTGGATGAACAAAGCAACACCGCCCTCGAGGTTCTGGTCGAGGCGCAGCTCGCGGCGCGCGCACAGGCCCGGGCCGGCAAGGACTGGGCCGCATCGGACGCGATCCGGAACACCCTCGCCGCGGCCGGCGTCGTCGTCGAGGACGGCGCGGACGGCGCAAGCTGGAGCCTCAAGCGCAACTGA